The Takifugu rubripes chromosome 16, fTakRub1.2, whole genome shotgun sequence genome contains the following window.
TTCAGATGGACCCACCTTTGGAAGGTAAAAATATAAATCataaattgtttttaaaaaaaaacaaaacaatggttGCGGTGTGACTCCAAGATGCaacctcagagctggaggctAAAGATGTGACTTTTCAGATGAAGGAAAATGTAATTGTTTGGTCAAATCCCTATTTTTTGATTCCTGGCTGTTGTCTTGTCCTGAGGAATATTTGATACCTGGACACACAACATAGACATGAGGAAGTGGGGacatggaaaaaaaactgaGTAGAAGTGATGGGAGAAGCCTCAGAAGGTGGATTTATCACATCAGGACTGCTTCAGAAAGGAAAacttgtgtttgcatttttatgtcATCTGGTTGTTATCGGTCTGTTTCTAACCCTTCTTAATCTGTAGTAACAGCCTCATGCAGTTTggctcacacccacccacacccacacccacacacacacacacacacactttccctctAAGCCCTCTTCTACCGTAGAGGCTGGAGCTACAAGGCAGCTGGTGGGAGGGCCCCTctcagaagcaggaagtggccTTGGAAAACAGGTTTCGGGTCTGTTCAGTTTCCATGACACCTGACGATACATGAGTGCAAAGACTGCGTTCAAGGGCTTCAAACATCGTCTACATCAAAGACAGGGTAAACAGTTCCATCTGCCTCTGCTTCCCCTCCCgctcgctcctcttcctgttctgaggCACACAGGTGGTCTTGGGACTGGGCCTTGGAGCGTCCCAGGGACTCCACCGACAGGCTCCTGCTCGACAGGATGCTACTTAAACTGGACTGACGGCCACATCTGGGATGGGTCTCGATTTCCACTCGGACCTCGATATTTGTTCCTTCCCTGTGGTGGTGAAAAAAGAAGAACCCCAAATTTGTATACTAACATCCAACATGATCCTAAGCTCCTaaaccaaaacaaaatgtttttttttttttctcgatgTAGTGAGAAATCCGGCAATAAGAAGCGGAGCAGCATTTACTTGAGCGGCAGCGGCTGCGTGTCCTCGAGCTTGCTGTCAGGCACAACAACAGTCGTGCAGCCTGACTGGTCGTCCAGCTGAGTGAGCTCATGCTCCTTTGACGCTTGGTCGAAGACCTCGTAGCTGTCCTGATCTAGGGGTGTGCTGGAGGCGATCGGGaggcccacctcctgcacactgACCCTGACTTCATGCAGGCTGGTGTCGCCGAGGGACGGGTTGTTGTTCTGACCTGTCCAGTGGTCACTGACTACATGAGAGAATAGAAGATCTATAAGAGAAGTTAAAGCTTCATCAGATTGGGCTGCCCTTTGTAGCAAAGATACAAATGCAAAAGAACTTAATATTTGAACGCAGTTATAGTGAAACTTTTCCACTCTAATATTTCAGAATAAATAATGTAACAGCCTGTCATTCGACTTGCTGGCTTTCAGACCTATTAAAATCATAGGGATCCAAAAATGGGCCAAAGCAAGCTCCAACGCCTCCTGGTGGTCAACCGAAGTGTAGCAACAAGAAATCGAGCTCTGTTTTTCTACTCACAGTTGGCTAAATCCTCTAGTTGTATTTTATGCGTTTCAGGGGGTTCTGTTTGCGGTCGACACCAACCATTCCTGCAGAGCGACATGGGGACGACCCCGTACACATATGTCAGCATGAGAGGCACACCTACACCTGCAGGGAGAGAAGAAATAGCGAGCGAGCTTTCAATGATATGCGGCATGATATTGTAAGAGTTTCTGACAGGATTTCTGGTGACACATTATTTTACCCCACGTAAGTTgtggttttaattttaaagagaTTCTGGCATAATATGTACCAATACCCACATTGTACACTGGTGTGAGCCAATCCTGTTCTACagtagtcactgagcttctgaAACAATATTCATCATACCTTCTGATCCATATTAATGCGATTTTAGCCGCTCCAAATACTTATTCATATTCCTGAAACATGTGACGCAACCCAATATAATCATTATtagaaattgatttttttttgtaaaatattgTTTCAATATTTCATAGTCACGTTGTATCAAAACGACCTGAAATGTATAGTTGCAAAATGGCAGCTAGATTTTAATTTACACTTGAGCTAACTCTACAAATCTTAATGAGCAGAACTGTGTTGTTTGATTATGAAACCAGTCACTGAGGCAGCTGAGCGCCCACCGAACAAAGAGGCATCGTTACCACGGCGGGAATGCTGGCAAACTATTGAAATAGCAACAGGGTGAAATTAGGacgagaaaaaaaagagtggtcaggaaaaaaaaacacagtaaattttcatttttttaaaaaaaaaggatgaaacaacacaaaaaatgtGACTTGTGAATGTCAGAATTAAAATGGGATGTTTTtagtgagagagaaagacagtAAAAGATGAAAGAAAGGGGAATGACAATTAAGGATAAGGACATGCTACAAACAAGGGGGTGCCTTCAGGggtagaatgtgtgtgtgggcgtgtgtgtgcacgaagTGCGCTGTAACACTGCAGAGGGAGACTGAGAGGCTGCTCAGCCtaagccacaaatgctgctgcaggacctaAGTGTGTTGTAATGACATATTGTCGTGCTTTTCCTGAAAtagaatttcaaaataaaatgaatcctCTACATTCACTGTGCATCTCACCACATGTGCACAGACTctaaaaatcaaatgaaaatgtaCTACGTTATCCTCATTGATACATCATCCGGGTTGTTCTGGCTCCTTACCCACAGTGACAGCGGCTATGACCGGCGACACGAACACTGACATCATCACCCCGCTGGCCACAGTCAAGTAGTGCTTACTTCCTGAGATATTGTTTTTCTTACAGCGACCATGGACCTGCAGGGAGAACAGACACTCCTAGAGACACCCCGCTAAGAGCATCACTGCGTGCAACTTGGACTTTGCTGGCTCTCTGCTACCTTCCGGCCCATGTAGATTGGTATCCCCACAATGATTACCGGGATGGCAAGGCCCGCTATGAGGGAGATGACCACCGGCGCTCCGAGCAACATGCCCACCTGCCACAGAACCTTGCGGGTTTGCGACCATGGCTTCTTGCCCCAGAAGGTACATCCTGAGGGACTGAGACGCACGACAGCCAGTTAGCTTTGCGCTGCAATAGGAAGACCTGCCGCATCATTTTAGCCCGCGATACCTGAGGTAGTGCACGTCGGTGATCTCCTGCATGCACAGCCAGCAGAACTGACAGGCACACACAGTGCAGTTCATGCGGTTGCAGCTGCCGTCGTTGGTCTTCATGATGTAGGCCCCGCAGCGGGGGCACGGTTTGATCTCCTCTGCatcttcagcaacagagtcggCGTGTGATCATTGACCACGTGTTTGCTCAGCAGACCAGAAACTAAAAAAACTCTCTTCATTCTGCTACAAAAAGAGAGACACAAACCTCCACCGGGTTCTTCATTGAAGACATACAGCGCGGAGGAGTCGTTGCCGCTCGACGTGTGGCGCGCCCGCTGGCGCCGGGCCTGGTCGCACGTCTGATTGGGGTGCCACAGTTGCCGACAGTGATAGCAGAACTCTGTGTCACAGCCCTCGCGGCCACAGCTCAGCTTGGGACACTCGGCGCAGCCGTAAGCGATCACAGCGTAGCTGGGGAGCAGAGACACGGCAGAACGAAGCCTCTTCATTAATTAGTGGTGCAGCTACTGCTgttgtttgagtgtgtgtgtttgtgcgtgtgagtgtgagtgtgagtgtgtcaaTCACAGTGCAAACAGATACATGGGCAGCCTTCAGTGGGACTGGTTTCTGGAGTTCAACACCAGAGCCACAATAATCCCCTTCTTAGATACTGAGCCGTTACGATAACAAGGAGGAGCCGAGGTGCCTGTGGGCCTCATCACGGGACATTAGCATACATTTCAACATTAAAGGGATCATTTAGATGAAAGATAACAAGTTGAAGTAACTGTGAGGGATTTGAGACCCAGTCATTTTGCTTCAGAACAATAAAGGACTGGAGTCATTGGTTGTTATACGGCAGCGTAGGAAGCCTTTTAAATAATGGAGTCATAAATAATGACTTCACATGAACGCATGGATCCCTAAAGGAATATTAATGCGGCAGAAAATGGAATGGTAATGTAATCTCAATGGAAATATTGTAACAAATATGGAAATATGAGGGCAGTACCAGTGAAGTGGCCGGCACAGACTCCTCATACAGTTTCTGAGTATTAAATAGCCCATTCTTTCTCACTTGAAACACGGATTCAGAGGCACATCTGTAGAAAATTGGAACGAAATGTACACGAGTGAGTAAACACCTGACATAATCTGAAGCTAAGATTAACTAAGACCTACAGGAATGTGTGGAAGTTCTGAACAACCTGGAATGGTTTGAGCCTGTCTAAATGAACCTCGACTCCTCTTTTAGTAATACCCAAGCAGAACATTGCAGGTTTGCAGTAGATAAACCAGAACCCCCCCGTTTCATTGTGCCATAATTGAATTCACAAGAGCATCGGGGAGATTGGCGTATTGATTTTTCTTGTTCCACTCGATCACACCAGCACACAAAGCACTGACAGGCAGTCCTGCGCTGAGCCCTGCATCATACATGCAAAtgttcagcacacacacacacacacacacacatgccctgTGTGCACATCCCACTGCCCACCCGAAGTGGGATTTAAGTCGGAACATTTACGGTGCACTCCGAGGTTGCTCCGGCTTTAACGGTGCAGAGATTCCCTCCATTCAGCCCCAGGTTGGCGCCACAGTTGGCTGTGCAGGATCATTTGAATGCAAATGCAGCAGCCTTAGAGAACATGTCAGTCTCACTGAAGCGCTCGCTGTCTGTCACATCGGCTCTCACTACGTCATTAATGCTGAAAACAGAAAAGCTGCCATATTGAAATGCTAAATTAGGAGCCGTCATTTTTTATGGTAATAACAGTTGCTGCTGTGTAAATAGATGTTATTTCATTGATGGCACCTCACTAATTCATTCTTCTGCTATTCTTGTTGCTAGTTAGCCTGTCTTAAAAACATTGTGAAGGTGTTACAATATCATTTTTATAACAATGTatgtttttgctgcattatTGAAGCTGTGTTACTACATGCAATTAATGACGTAAATATGATAAGAATATTATCTGAGTTTTACGGCTAAATGGAGAAAATCTGCTGCACCACAGCAAAAGGAAGTGGGCAGAGTTAATGGCAACATATGTCAGGTTTAGTCTAGAAAGTTTTGAGCAAGagatcaaacatttaaaaatcctGGCCTATAAGGTCCTTAAAGGTCAAGTTGCATCATCTCTGCTGACAACAGGATCAGCTAACCTTTAGCCATCCACTTAGCTATGTTTCTATAGGCCAAAgcctcgcctcctctcctctcctctcctctcctctcctctcctctcctctcctctcctctcctctcctctcctctcctctcctctcctctcctctcacctgcagTCAGGCGCTGGACACCAACGGGTGTCTGGGTCAGCCGCCAGGAAACGCCGTAGCTGGTACTCCTCAAATCGCTCCAGCAGAGCCCGGTCATCCAGGATGGCGTGGATGTCCAGTGGCGCCAGCGTCTCGGGGCACTGTGGGCACGCAATGCCCACCCTGCTCTCCGATATCTCGATGCGCAGATACTGGCGGAGGCAGTCAGAGCACGTCCGGTGGGAGCAGGAGGTGAGACGGGGGAAGTGGCACCGCGGCTGACTGAGGAGACACAGAGGGCACTCCTCCAGGTGCTCGTCCAGGAGCTGCtcctggctgcaggaggtgaggGACAGGACGCCGGTGGAGCCACTGCTGACGCCACCGGCGCACTCTGCTGCGCCCTCGCTTGCGTGCGCCTCAGCAGGCGCCGGAgcgcctcctccttctcctttttctccagcaGAAGCTCTGGATTCTGCAGCCCCTTCGGCTGTGAGGTTCAAGCCCTGTGGATCAATACAGAGAACTTCATTCATATATTTCCAGAAGGAAACCCTAAAAGGAGAGCTAATGTCTGTGCAGGTGACAACCTTCTTCCACTGGTGCCCTTGGTTTCTTAGCAATGTAATTTATAAAGTGCCAGTTAATTAAATAAACAATATAATGGATTTGGGCAAtaacagagcagcagcgagaggaagtgaggATAATTTAATACCCCCAAAGTTAATAATCTACAGCTTCTCTGCGTCTCAATATGTGAAACACTTTTGTAGGCAACTGCGTCTCTCTAAATAACAACCTGGTTTATTGGACTTGCTAAAGCCAGATTAATTAAAGTGAGTGATGTATAAACGGTACATTTTCAGACATTAACTGAAGCTCAAACAGGGAGACAAAGTTGGGCAGTCACTCTCACCTGCTCTGGGTGTTCGCTCGGCGTGAGCGTGATGGCCACTTCCTCTTTGGGCCGGGCTTCCACGGGCCTCTCGGGCCTCGGCTCCGATTTGGGCTTCCTGCTGAAGAAGTTGAGGAAGCTCAGCGGCCCCGTTTGCTGCTTGGGCCTCTTCATGGTCAAAGACTGGTGTGGGAGCAGCAGCCGAGGATGGCCGGCCAACGACCATGAGCAGGATGCGGCAAGTGTGCGGTCTGTGAGTGTAACAGAGAgcacctttgtgtgtgtgtgtgtgtgtgtgtgtgtatgggggaaGACCACTGCGAGCTCTCACAGGTCTTGAAGCTGACTGGCTGCTCTGCCGTAggtgggaggaagagcaggagtgaTGGAGAGgtagacgaggaggaggaggaggtaatCCCTGCCCGAGGGAAGCATCGCTAATTTGGAGCCTTCCCGAGGTCTGCTCACGTGATTGGCTTTGTTGCTCTTCggtcttcttcacctcctcctcttcctcctctggtgcAGGCCCAAGCTAGTCCTGAGCTAACCAGCTGCCCTTCATCGCTGCAGTTGCCTCCTCTTTGCCACAAACCTGGAATAAGATGGTTatttttttcagaataaatgaataaattcttAATAAGATGTTATTTCAGCTGTCAAGGCACTGAAAAGGATTATTCAgtttctgttctttttatttttattccaatTTTGAATATTAATCCTGTCCTGTTTTATTCCCCCTTTACTGAGGCAGGGAAACCTCCCGCTGAACTGCGATTTATAAAATGCTGACCACGTTAGCATTCTACTTGAAAGAGGTGTGGGACGGAGCACTTCAGTGGGTATTTAAGATCCCTCTAAGACTCAGACGGCGAGAACATTAATGTCACAGGCCTGAGACTCGGCTGGCGGACGGATGAGGGAGAGCTGTATTCAGCCTGATAGAAAAGACAGAGTGGGGGTGTAGAGGGTggcatgtggggggggggtaagaggcAGTGACAGACAGCACAGACTACTGTCTCCGTTAGACTGCAGCAAGTTTTCATAATCAGGCCCAGGAGGCAACAAGAGCAGGAGGGGATTCATCCAAATGTCCTTTTCTCACAGAAACTCGTCATAGCTGAGCccaggacggacggacggacggactgaCCGACTGACCAaccggcagacacacacacagacacacacacacacagacacacacacacacgcacgcacacacacacacacacttggcacCATTCTTGTTTATATTTGTTCCCTAAATATGTGTCTAaaaatctttccttttttgcattattttgcagttgagtgtttgctgtgtttcagCAGCAAAGCCAAACTGCCCCTGTTGTTGCTGCCGTGTTTGATGAGGATTTAGGGGCTCGGACTTGGACTTCTTTCAAATCCATGATGCACTCCAGCTTTGGCCCCTCATTTTAAATCGGGCTAATATGACGCTGCTACTTGTTAGCAGGATTCTGACTTTGAATAGATTATATAAATTACAGAAAGGCAGCataaaagaggtgaagaagagagagagaaagaaggagtCGCGAGGGCTCGAGGGACAACAGAACAACAGTAATAACATGCAGGATGGACACAGATGCTGAGTACATCTTTACTTTACAGCTTAATAGTTTTCTCTCTGAAtgcgtgcaagtgtgtgtgtgtgtgcatgcacgcatGTGTGTAGAATACATTAAAATGCTCCTGAGGCTAAAGATACACTTAAACGTTTGACCTCCCCTCTCCCCACGCTGACTCCTTATTCCAGAGAATGAACAATCGGCTAACACAAGAATTCACGTCCTTTAGGAGGATTATAGAAAATGAAAGCACAGACTCAGACAAAATATGTCCCGCCATGAAA
Protein-coding sequences here:
- the LOC101065005 gene encoding E3 ubiquitin-protein ligase RNF19A isoform X1, coding for MKRPKQQTGPLSFLNFFSRKPKSEPRPERPVEARPKEEVAITLTPSEHPEQGLNLTAEGAAESRASAGEKGEGGGAPAPAEAHASEGAAECAGGVSSGSTGVLSLTSCSQEQLLDEHLEECPLCLLSQPRCHFPRLTSCSHRTCSDCLRQYLRIEISESRVGIACPQCPETLAPLDIHAILDDRALLERFEEYQLRRFLAADPDTRWCPAPDCSYAVIAYGCAECPKLSCGREGCDTEFCYHCRQLWHPNQTCDQARRQRARHTSSGNDSSALYVFNEEPGGDAEEIKPCPRCGAYIMKTNDGSCNRMNCTVCACQFCWLCMQEITDVHYLSPSGCTFWGKKPWSQTRKVLWQVGMLLGAPVVISLIAGLAIPVIIVGIPIYMGRKVHGRCKKNNISGSKHYLTVASGVMMSVFVSPVIAAVTVGVGVPLMLTYVYGVVPMSLCRNGWCRPQTEPPETHKIQLEDLANYLLFSHVVSDHWTGQNNNPSLGDTSLHEVRVSVQEVGLPIASSTPLDQDSYEVFDQASKEHELTQLDDQSGCTTVVVPDSKLEDTQPLPLKEGTNIEVRVEIETHPRCGRQSSLSSILSSRSLSVESLGRSKAQSQDHLCASEQEEERAGGEAEADGTVYPVFDVDDV
- the LOC101065005 gene encoding E3 ubiquitin-protein ligase RNF19A isoform X2, whose translation is MKRPKQQTGPLSFLNFFSRKPKSEPRPERPVEARPKEEVAITLTPSEHPEQGLNLTAEGAAESRASAGEKGEGGGAPAPAEAHASEGAAECAGGVSSGSTGVLSLTSCSQEQLLDEHLEECPLCLLSQPRCHFPRLTSCSHRTCSDCLRQYLRIEISESRVGIACPQCPETLAPLDIHAILDDRALLERFEEYQLRRFLAADPDTRWCPAPDCSYAVIAYGCAECPKLSCGREGCDTEFCYHCRQLWHPNQTCDQARRQRARHTSSGNDSSALYVFNEEPGGDAEEIKPCPRCGAYIMKTNDGSCNRMNCTVCACQFCWLCMQEITDVHYLSPSGCTFWGKKPWSQTRKVLWQVGMLLGAPVVISLIAGLAIPVIIVGIPIYMGRKVHGRCKKNNISGSKHYLTVASGVMMSVFVSPVIAAVTVGVGVPLMLTYVYGVVPMSLCRNGWCRPQTEPPETHKIQLEDLANFSDHWTGQNNNPSLGDTSLHEVRVSVQEVGLPIASSTPLDQDSYEVFDQASKEHELTQLDDQSGCTTVVVPDSKLEDTQPLPLKEGTNIEVRVEIETHPRCGRQSSLSSILSSRSLSVESLGRSKAQSQDHLCASEQEEERAGGEAEADGTVYPVFDVDDV